CTAATGATATGATTTTAGTTCTTATAAGTTTtattacttataaacttatatgtATGTTGCTCCAATTGTATGAAGTATGGTCATTCTTTAGAGGCTTGTTGGATGGGGGTTATGGATGAAGGTCCGAAGGAGGATTTCAAGTTGGTACCACAGAGGAGAAGAAGAAATAGGAGGCGGAGAAGACAGGCAGGGAAATGATGGGCTTCTAGGgaaattgttattgttgttgaggCGCTAGATGGGGAAATTCCACCAGTTCCTGCTGCTGAGACACATGTGACTAGGTCTAGTACAAATGTAGATAAGCCAACTGAGGTGGTACCTTCTATAGTTACAGTATCAAGTGGAAATGTGCAAGATTCTGGGGGTGTGATACCTCTACCGCCAGTATCAATGCCAACAGCTTTGCTGGATTGCAGGAAAAGGAAGTGGTTGTAAATGGTCGTACAGGGGATGCTCATAAACCCCCATGATCTTTGCAACTTGGAATATAACAGGCCTAAACCAACCCTTAAAACAAAAGGAGTTCAACTCTTTTTGCAAAAGCATAGTATAGATGTATTTGGGTGTTTAGAGACAAGGGTGAGAGAGAATAAAGCCTCTGTGCTATTGAAGAAGGTTGCATAAAAGTGGAAAACTTGTTGTGACTATCATATGGCATATAATGGGAGGATATGACTATTTTGGAAGGGTAACATTCAACTGCAGGTGTTGGTGGTAAATGAGCAGTTTATACACTGTTGTGTGCAGGATCCTGCATCCTTATTTGGTGCCTATGTTACTGTGGTGTAAGGGCAAAGTGATGCATCACAGAGGTAGACTCTATGGAAGGAATTGGTTCAGATTAGCCAAACATTGCAAGGTGCTTGGTTGCTAGCTGGTGATTTCAATGATGTCTTATCCTCTGAGGACAGGATTAGATCACCAGTCACACAGAATGAAACTCATCATTTTCAGGACTGGATTGATACTCTTCAATTAACTGCACTAAGAGCAAAAGGATGGCACTATACCTTTTGTAACAAGCAGCAACAGGGGACAAGGGTATACTCTAAGATTGATTGGGCCTTTGGGAATTTGGATTGGTTGCAGAATATGGGCATGTGGAGGCTGACTTCCTCAACCCTGGGATTTCTGACCATTCACCCAACCTTATTCACTATAGACCACATCTGCAACTTCACCCAAAACCTTTCAAACTCTTTATGACTGTGATGGACCGCACTGATTTCAAGAAGATTTTGGCTTCTTCTTGGACACTCTCTGTCAATGGATCCAAAATGTTTCAGTTAGGCAAAAATCTGAAGCACCTAAAGGAAAATGTGAGGGGGTTGAACTCTGTACTAGCCTCTTATGCTCAGAAACATCAGCAGGCGAGTCAACAATTGGATATCACTCTAGCCAAAATGCGAAGTGCTCCATTAGCTCAGACTCTTATTGATACTGAAAAGAGATTGTTGGCAGATATCAGATTATGGagtaatgtggaagaacaagctCCTAGAAAAAAATCCAGGGCTCTTTGGATTACATGTGGAGATTCAAACTCTAAATATTTTCATGCTCAGTGCAAGATAAGGTCAAGCAGAAACAACATCACCTCTGTGTATGATGATATGGGCAAGAAAATCATTGAACCTCATCTTGTAGAGAAGGAGTTTATCTCATTTTTTTTCTGACCTCATAGGCGCTGCTGCTGAAGACAGGCCTTGTCCGAATGCAGAGCTGAGAAGAGAGAGGCCCTGTCTCTCTTATGATCAGAAGTGTGTGCTTATATAAGAGGTGACTGAGGACGAAATTGAGAAAGTTGTGAATGATATGCCTTTTGAGAAGGCTCCAGGGGTTGATGGGTTCCCTGTTGAATTCTTTGCAAAGAATTAGAATACAATAATGCAGGATGTGGTCATGGTAGTCCAATAATTCTTCAGGTCTGGTAAGATTCTAAAAACCTTTAGTGTTACTGCAGTCACATTAGTTCAAAAATTTGCTAATCCTACCTTGGTTAAGGACTATAGACCTATAGCATGTTACACTACTATGTATAAGATCATTAAGAAAGTCTTAACCAATAGAATAAAGGAGGTGATAGGTACAATTGTTAGCCCTTCTCAAACTGTATTTATAAAAGGTAAGAGCATCATTGACAATATGTTGTTTAGTCATGAAATCCTTAAGTGATATATCAGAAAAAGTCTATCTCCTAGGTGTGTGATGAAGGTGGATCTCAGGAAAACCTATGAATCTATTGAGTGGTGTTTTATTAGAAGTCTGTTATCTAAACTAGGATTTCCTCAGAAGTTTATGGATTGGATTACGGTGTGTGTCACCTCTGTTTCCTATTCACTTGTTCTAAATGGTGGACTTACAGCTCCTTTCCAAGGTAAAAAGGGGATCAGACGGGGTGATCCTATGTCACCCTATCTGTTTGTGATAGCTATGGAATTCTTACAAAGGAAGCTTGTGATAGGTTTTCTGCAGCTTCAGGCCTACAAGCCAATATTGACAAGAGTTCCATATACATGTCTGGTGTGCAGCCTCAGTTAAAGCAGGAAATCCTTGCTACTCTAGGTTTTTGTGAAGGAACCCTTCCTTTCACATACCTAGTGGTTCCATTATCTTCCAAGAAGCTGACCACTGCACAGTGCATGCCATTGGTGAAAAAGGTGATTGCAAGGATTAAATGTTAGTCTTCCAAGTTATTGTCTTATGCTGGTAGACTTCATTTTATCAAGTCAGTGGTGTTTGTCCTTCAGACATATTGGCACAAATTTTTCTCCTTCCCAAGAGAATTATGAAGCTAATTAATAGTATATGCAGGTCTTATTTGTGGACAGGAGATGCTACTATATCCAAGAAAGCCCTTGTATCTTGGGTTAAAACCTGCCTCCTTAGAGCTGCTGGTGAACTCAACATTATGAACCTATGCTTGTGGAACAAAGCTACAATTGTCAAGCAGCTCTGGGCATTATCTGAAAAGAAAGATTGTTTTTGGATCAGGTGGGTTCACATCTATTATATGAAGAATGAAACTGTGGAAGAATGTGCAATCCCAAGTTATGCTACTTGGGTTGTCAAAAAGATTATTGAGGCCAGGAAATTTGAGCTAGATGCACCTGCTCTTTAAGGTATTCTTCAGGAAAGGTTGGAGGTTGTCATCACTGATGGGAAGTTCTTTGTCAAAAAGATGTATGTAGCACTACTCCCTCAGTGTCCAAAAGTTCCTCGGAAGAGTATTACTTTGCACCCTAATGTGCATCCAAGGCACAAATTTATTGTGTGGCTTGCTCTGATGAGAAGATTGGTAACTGTGGATAGACTAATGAAATTTTGTATTCATGTAGACCCTCTTTGTGTCTTCTGTGGTATGGCTACTGAGACCTTTACCCATCTATTCTTTAACTATCCTTCTATTAGGACCGTTTGGCAAAGGTCCTATTGTGGAAAGGTTTTCAAAGGACAATTGGTACCTGGGATACAGAAGTACAATGGGTTGCAAGCTAGGCAAGGAAGAAATCTGGACAGGATGCTATTATGTGTTGCTCCTTTGCAATGGTGGTATATGGTATATGGAGGGAAATGAATCAAATGATATTTCAGAAGGGACACTATGCAGTAGTCAGAGTTTGTAAAGAGTTGGCACTACACCTACATATTAGAGGAAGGGAGATCAAGACTTGGCAACCATGGCTATTAAGGCTCAATTCCGCTCCATGAGGTGCTAAGtactgttgctgctgctgctgctgtgtgtgtgtttgtatgaGTTGTGCACTATTTCTGGTGcttttggattgtaatttctgtCTTTTGTTTTGATGCTAGTTTGTAGTTAGGCTCCTTGTATTGGGTCTGTTTTGATTATCTTTAAGAGACAGTTGGTCAGTTCCTGTTTGGCTTTGTAATTTGTTACATTTTGGTAATAAAATCATTTATTCaccaaaaaaaaagttttattaCTTATATAGGAAAAAtaaatggagtatatctcctttaTAATAATAGCATAAGCATAAATAAAAGGGAATTTATTGTTTTATTTCCTTAGTTTCATTGAAGCTCATATAATTAACTATATTCCAATACCAAAACCTTCTTATTCCGAATTCTGGCCCAAATGTATTTCCTGTTGAGTCTTTTGAAAAGATTCAAGTCCAATTTAGTTTTAGGAAAGTTCATTTATACTTGTAAAAAAATCTGAGTTTTGTCTCTAATTTACTCCAGAAAATTTGTCCAAGTCTATTTGCAATGTTTCTGTCCAAATTTATTTGAAAAGACATACCATTTTGCTACACTATAGTGGGCTTATGGCCCAAATTCAATCCCTTTTATTTATCCGCCTCAATTTTAAGTATGTGGCCCAAAAATAGTTTAATTATTAATCTTAAAAGGTCCAGTTGGTTTATGCCAATAAGTTCCCAATTTTTTACACTTGGAAAATTTATGAAATCCGAAGTTACTAATTTCGTGCTTGTATTGCGATTTATCTAAGTTTGAAAATCATTTGTGGAAATTATCTAACGACTATGCGTATTTCCTAAGTTCTATTAGCATaggggtttcaatatttacaagtGTTGTCTTATATCTACAAACGTACAAAAAAAAGTGCTACATATAATGAATTGAAATAGGGaattaggctggtgggcctacctaagcccaccagttgcccttttcacccatggttggacATTCATCTTTATCGGCTCGATCAAGAAAAGAGATTGGGCCTCTAGCCCAACAGGTTTTAGTGGTGACTGGCCCAAGTGGCCCGTAATGGTAATTTTCATGCAAAGACAAAGGGGAAAAACAAAAATATGGTTAGAGAGCAATTACACTCATTAACTAGACTAAAGAGCACTAAAAGAAACATAAACACTTTGACAAAGATCGACCATACATGTACATCGTACATTCCATAAAAGCAAAGCAACAGATGAGCTCAATTTTAAATAAATAATAGCCCACCTATTCAAACACATGATGGGCCCAAGCAGACAAAACATACACTAATTAAGACCGAGCTGTGTAGCATGAATGAAAGTTACCACACACAAACCCAAATAACATTTTTTTAGAAGGCGTACAAATGCAAGACAACCCCATTCAACCCATTGGCCTAATAAGACATTCTAAACGTGTGATATACAATCAATATACTAGAGATATAGCCCAATATACACATTAAGCACATATCGGCTGTATACCTTGCATACTCGACTTATAGCGGCCAAGCCCAAATTCACATCAAGACCAAGGTATATACGTTGAATATATGCGCACATACATGCTAGTTTTGCATAAATGGAGAAGGAAGTGATTTCGGCAAGTGCCAAAGCACACAATTACGACACTTTAATTTTGAGACAAAGTTTAAACACCTTATTATGCACATGAAAGGATAAGCTTAGTACACTTAGAGTATACATATTAACAATGTACCATAAGATCATATTTTATTTAGTCATGTTTAGGTAAAAGGAAGCAAGCCAGCTCAACCTAAGGTAATCAACATGATATGTGTATAGTAAATGATCCAAGAGGGGATAAGATTAACACACCATACTAAGGGTAAAACCAGTTTGAAATAACTAAACTTTAGTTAGGCATGAGGAAAACAAATAGTAAATGCACATTCACATGGCAATCAACAAAGCAACAGAGAGATCAAAAACTACTATGGCTATGATACCAATGAAAAATCGGTGAGATATTAAGACCACAAACACAGAGAGGgcatttgtaatttagaaaagaaAAACATAGAGTTCCTGTTAATCTTCTTGGGACTTGGCAGTGCCATTTAAATCCTATAGGAACATGCTGAAGATTAAATAGGCTTTATCCTCGTGTCAACTCCAAATACTCGTCAAAAACAAGTTATTGAATTACATGAATACTTAGTAATATGATATTAATATAAAACAAGCAACCTTGTATTACCAAAGCTATTAATATGTTAGTTTAACTAAGTAagcctctgaatcatgtttttaGATATAAGTTGACGTCTAAACTGATTCAAATAAGTCTAATACAAGCTAGTAATTCTCAGCTGAGGCTAAACAGAACAAATAGACATGTTCATTCACTTGGCCAGATAACAGGGAAGATCTATATTGAGATTGAAACTAGTCATTAGTAGCATTTGTTATGCACAAGAGTCAAATACCAGTAGACAAAACACGCAAACATATGGTTAAACTTTCATTACTAACATACTCTTGACTAAGGCAGCAAATGAAACAAAAAACTAAGCTATGCCAAGTTAACCTTAGCAACATGATTTGACTAAAACAGTAAATAAAGCACAAAGACTATGCTAAACATGTTGATATCATCATAACTTAACTGAAAGAGTAAATAAAGCGCACAATTGAACTAACTAAACTATTTCTAACAACATAATTTAACTGAAATGGCCAATAAAGCACAAAATGAATTATACTAGACTACTACTACATAATtcagaaaataaaataaacaaagcatAAAAGAATTATACTAAGCTACTAACTATCAACTAAAACAGCAAATAAAGCACAAAAAATGGAAACTAAAATACTTAAAGGAAAAAGATGACCTTTTCTAGTGGGAGCCTTGGTCAAGAATGGAGTAATTAGAGTGTTCTCCTCCTCCACACCTCACAGCCACAACCCACAAATGAAAATACCCAAGATTTTCACTAAAGAACGAACCAAAATTTTAAACTAAAAGGGTATTTGAGCGAATTAAACCCTAGAAATACTTGCATAAAGCAGTGTAAAACCTAATAAGGTTATTCCTGAGATATGCATGTATGTATATCAATTTTTTTGTGTGTGTCTCCCTCTTGTCAAATGATGGAATTTGGGGTTCTTTATGTAGAacccccaaattctagggttttcAATCTAAACCGATGTGGGACTAACAGATTTGGTGGAAAATCCCTCATATTCATAGAAAACCAATCAAAAtcgagtattcaaaatcaaaatgAGACAAAAATCATTAAAGAAACTCAAATAAAGCACAAGGAGGGACAACCTCACCTCTTGAGATGTTGTAATAGGGGTGTTTAGGAGGAGAGAGGGTAAAACATTAATTGTTCTACCTAAAATGAATGAGCAAGTTCTAGTAAAAGCGATAGTACACTATTCCGATGCCATTTTTGGCAAAAAACTTCgatagagagaaagagagagagagagagagagagagagtgatgCAGATAACGGCTAGGGTTTTGACCCTTTCTCTATACAAAGAGTGTATAGCGGTCGTTTGGAATTTGTTTGTAAGACTTAAGGGTCTTATGGGACTTGGACCGGGTCAAGTCCTAATAGACCGGGCGTGGCcccgaaaaaaaaaaggggttgaAGCTTATATATACGGCATGCATGAGTATacatgtatattcatgtatacttGTGTATACACGTGTATATAGACCATAATCGCAAGTATGAACTTAATTGACTTAAACCATCAAATTGGTTATTTCAGTTATGGCCATATTTGACTATCAAtttattatttcaattgtagccacaatTTACCTCATAATAAACAATTTATAAATACAGTCACAATTAAacatttaattaattatgattaatctaAAAATTGCACAAAATTCAGGTCGATTATGAAAAATTGAGAggtaataatttatttatttaattaatctaATTACTTGAATTAAATGGAGTAAAATACCTGCTAATTCGACCTTCAATAATTTCAGCAATTAATCAAATAAttattttgaattattttctgATTAAGCTTTGGAAAATTCTTCATGTTAATTATAAAAATGTGTAAATTATTTTCTAAAtgatttaaaatatatattttaagttatttttccaaatgaaatggcaaaaatCTTTTCGAAACGATTTTCTAAAATCATTTtggcttataaaaaaaaaaaaattcactctgTTTGATATCCAAGAACTCTGAGTAACTAAAGTAAACTATTGAAGGTCAAAATTTAGGTTAAAACAACTTCCCCTTCGATGCTCGGAGATGGCCAGCCCATCCCTGatcatcaaaatttgataaacccTAATTTTGATTGACTAATTTTAGAATACccctatttttatgcaatttacAATTATATGGCTGGACCCTggcttctgggtttcctacatatctccgGTCATATGAGAATTCAAGAaatttgtagttcgactcgattaaCTTCTAAATGCAGATTTAAACAAATTTCGAATTTCCTGGTTGTCAAAATTGTGACACCCGAAGTGATTTGCTAGAGTGTTACTGACTCTCTAGTAGTGAGTcttcctacatatccctggtcttgAGAATCAAGGCACTTGGATATCCCATATGCGAGAATGCCTTCGTGTTTCTCAGTGTGTATCCGACCAGTTGTGGGGTTTTAGAAAAAGCAAAAACAattcaaaaaattaaaaactaaatctTGTGGCTGTACATGGTGTAGAGTGGCCCCATCTTCTATCCAGAGAGCTTAACTCTTGTGGCACCCTATCTCGACCAGCTACCTAAGATAAAGTTTCATGTTTGCTCCACATGCGTCTGGGTCTGGTTTTATCAGCTTGCTCATCTCCTCAGTGACTGCTACATCTATTTTCTATCTGTTGGGTAACATTTTGGTGGACTCCCCGATCCTGTTTTTGCTTTTTACTAATTTGGGGTGTCTTTGCTTGCACCTGCTTGGTATTGTCTGTGTTTTGCGACCGTCGTGGCGCTGCTTGAAATTGAATGACCCTCTTGGACCTGTGTCTTTGTCTTTGACCACCTCAGGTGGCTTTATGGCCCTCGTggtagtttgatatgaatggccctacGACAgttttatatgaatggccctcacggcagtttgtatgaatgggcCTCGCggcatgtttgaatgaatggccctcgaGGTATGTTTGATGAATGACCCTTGCggcatgtttgaatgaatggcccttgcGGCATGTTTGTATGATTGGACCTCACAGAAGCTTATATGTATAACCCTTGAGGCATGTTTTaatgaatggccctcacggcgtgtttgtatgaatggccctcgcggcatgtttgtatgaatggccctcgcggTATGTTTGTATAAATAGCCCTCGCGGCATGTTTGAATGAATAGCCCTCGCggcatgtttgaatgaatggccctctcggcatgtatatatgaatggccctcgcggcatgtttgaatgaatggctctCGCGGTATGTTTATATGAATGGACCTcgcggcatgtttgtatgaatggccctcgcggcATGTTTGGATGAATGGCCCTCGTGAcatgtttatatgaatggccctcgcggcAGTTTGTGTGAATGGCCCTCACGACAATACAAATAACAGATATGGCCTCTTCGGCTAAATCATCTTTCTTGTGTCCGTTGTATTGGTTGTGACCTTCGCAATAAGATGTGCCGTTTGTTCTATTGTGACCCTCTCAACCTGATATTTACCACTGTGGTGTTTGGGTCatttatagccctcgtggctagatattcGCCCTTATGGATTTTTGGTCATgtatagccctcgtggctagatattttcc
The nucleotide sequence above comes from Lycium barbarum isolate Lr01 chromosome 3, ASM1917538v2, whole genome shotgun sequence. Encoded proteins:
- the LOC132630831 gene encoding uncharacterized protein LOC132630831 translates to MDRTDFKKILASSWTLSVNGSKMFQLGKNLKHLKENVRGLNSVLASYAQKHQQASQQLDITLAKMRSAPLAQTLIDTEKRLLADIRLWSNVEEQAPRKKSRALWITCGDSNSKYFHAQCKIRSSRNNITSVYDDMGKKIIEPHLVEKESGKILKTFSVTAVTLVQKFANPTLVKDYRPIACYTTMYKIIKKVLTNRIKEVIGTIVSPSQTVFIKGFPQKFMDWITVCVTSVSYSLVLNGGLTAPFQASGLQANIDKSSIYMSGVQPQLKQEILATLGFCEGTLPFTYLVVPLSSKKLTTAQCMPLVKKTSFYQVSGVCPSDILAQIFLLPKRIMKLINSICRSYLWTGDATISKKALVSWVKTCLLRAAGELNIMNLCLWNKATIVKQLWALSEKKDCFWIRWVHIYYMKNETVEECAIPSYATWVVKKIIEARKFELDAPAL